The DNA region AATGGTGCAGCAACCATCATAATCGTTGACAGCCCTAATGATTGTGATAACCCATGTCCAGATTTAGCTAACATTGTTGGCTCCCAGTTTACAAAAGTATATTCACAAACATCAGCAACTATTAATACGAATGAAGTAATGACAACTCGCCAAAATAGCTTTGTACTACTATATGTAACTTTATCTGCCTGATCCATTTCATTCTGAACTTTATTACTATTACGCTTTTCATCTAACAACTTATCATGATTAGGATCATCCTTTTCCATTTGATTAACAATTGCTTCAGCTTCTGCATATCTGCCCTTAGAAAATAACCATCTGGGTGATTCTGGTAATTCTCGACGTAACACCCAAACAAATAACGCAAACACTCCCACTCCGATAAATAGTACTCGCCAACCTAAACTAGGAATGATTAATGAACTCATCAACATCCCTAAAGGAGAACCCCAACAGGTAATTGCGGTCATGCCCACGGCCCATCGACCACGTTTGTTTACTGGAGCAAATTCATTAATCATCGAAAAACCAGTAACTAATTCTGCTCCCATTCCAATACAACTAAGTCCACGTAAAACAATTAACCAAGTCATATTAGGAGCAACTGCACTTAGCATTGTCATGACTCCAAAGAATACTAAGTTTAATTGGTAGGCATGTCTACGTCCTAACTTATCTCCCAAAAAGCCTGCTGATAATGATCCCACTAATAATCCAAATGAACTAGCAGACA from Nicoliella spurrieriana includes:
- a CDS encoding MFS transporter gives rise to the protein MLEVMGKEKELDGVYSKSDVEDLDLRLDNLPTGRTFKKVFWLVLAGMVVRSIDFYLASGVASSLVKSGYASLGQTASLMSASSFGLLVGSLSAGFLGDKLGRRHAYQLNLVFFGVMTMLSAVAPNMTWLIVLRGLSCIGMGAELVTGFSMINEFAPVNKRGRWAVGMTAITCWGSPLGMLMSSLIIPSLGWRVLFIGVGVFALFVWVLRRELPESPRWLFSKGRYAEAEAIVNQMEKDDPNHDKLLDEKRNSNKVQNEMDQADKVTYSSTKLFWRVVITSFVLIVADVCEYTFVNWEPTMLAKSGHGLSQSLGLSTIMMVAAPLGALLGMLLVDRLGRKFNLLLSFIAMVVLGLGYTYQTTSLGLITFGFLLTLFIYVLISTVFGAFIPEMFPTSFRLRGVGLANTFAKGATMVTPFIVVWLLSSFGFKAVLYAMSVLSLLAVLVTIFFVPETKKKHIK